A window of Umboniibacter marinipuniceus contains these coding sequences:
- the nrdB gene encoding class Ia ribonucleoside-diphosphate reductase subunit beta: protein MNYTSFNKKKFDAFSQPMFLGENVNVARYDQQRYPMFERLIEKQLSFFWRPEEVDLSKDSKDFGKLPDHERHIFLSNLKYQTLLDSIQGRSPNVVLLPLVSLPELETWIETWAFSETIHSRSYTHIIRNIMPDPSIIFEDIVDNEAIITRANSVTEHYDDLLEYSQLYLHHGEGTHTLNGEEVTISKRELKKKIFLTIVAVNVLEAIRFYCSFACSFAFAERAIMEGNAKIIRLIARDEALHLSGTQFMINQMANGADDPEFAEIALETRNEVLTIFREAAEQEMEWAEYLFKDGSMIGLNKDILIQYIEFITDSRLRDVGYPELYGRSSNPLPWMDSWLRSDSVQVAPQETEITSYLVGAIDSKVDIDSFADMEL, encoded by the coding sequence ATGAACTACACCAGTTTTAACAAGAAGAAATTTGATGCGTTTTCGCAGCCGATGTTTCTCGGCGAGAACGTGAACGTCGCGCGCTACGACCAGCAGCGCTACCCAATGTTTGAACGCCTGATCGAAAAACAATTATCGTTTTTCTGGCGCCCTGAGGAAGTAGACCTTTCGAAGGACAGTAAAGATTTTGGCAAACTGCCCGACCATGAGCGTCACATTTTCTTGAGTAACCTCAAGTATCAAACGCTACTGGATAGTATTCAGGGACGCTCACCTAACGTGGTACTTCTCCCGTTGGTGTCTTTACCTGAGCTGGAAACCTGGATTGAAACCTGGGCGTTCAGTGAAACAATTCACTCGCGTTCTTATACGCATATTATCCGTAACATCATGCCTGACCCTTCGATTATCTTTGAAGATATCGTTGATAACGAAGCCATCATTACGCGGGCAAACAGTGTGACCGAGCACTACGATGATTTGCTCGAATACTCGCAGCTCTACCTTCATCACGGTGAAGGGACGCACACGCTTAACGGTGAAGAAGTGACCATTTCTAAGCGTGAGCTAAAGAAGAAGATCTTCTTAACTATTGTTGCGGTTAACGTACTCGAAGCTATTCGCTTCTATTGTTCATTCGCCTGTAGCTTCGCGTTTGCCGAACGTGCCATCATGGAAGGTAACGCTAAGATCATTCGACTGATTGCTCGCGATGAAGCGCTTCACCTGAGTGGCACGCAGTTTATGATCAACCAAATGGCTAACGGTGCCGATGATCCGGAATTTGCTGAAATTGCGCTAGAGACACGTAATGAGGTACTGACTATTTTCCGTGAAGCGGCGGAGCAAGAAATGGAGTGGGCTGAATACCTATTCAAAGACGGCTCAATGATCGGCTTGAACAAGGACATCCTGATACAGTATATCGAGTTCATCACTGACAGCCGCTTACGCGATGTTGGCTACCCTGAACTATATGGCCGCTCAAGTAATCCACTACCGTGGATGGACTCATGGCTACGAAGTGATTCCGTTCAAGTAGCGCCACAGGAAACTGAGATTACCTCCTACCTCGTTGGCGCCATCGATAGTAAAGTCGACATCGACTCCTTTGCGGATATGGAGCTTTAA
- a CDS encoding methionine ABC transporter permease has product MWYENFHLLGPAVIDTLYMVGVSGLLSGLVGIPLGVILYLTREHKLLENRFINSTVGAIVNAARSVPFIILLVAIIPLTRLIIGTSIGTSAAIVPLTLGAIPFVARIVEGAIAEVPSGVIEAAQSMGASPLQIVTKVLLPEAMPGLIHGMTLTLVTLVGYSAMAGAIGGGGLGDLGIRYGYQRFDGPLMLATVVVLVIMVQLIQSFGDYLVRRVDKK; this is encoded by the coding sequence ATGTGGTATGAGAACTTTCATCTGCTTGGGCCTGCCGTAATTGATACGCTCTATATGGTGGGTGTTTCCGGGCTGCTAAGTGGGTTAGTGGGAATCCCATTAGGCGTGATTCTCTACCTAACACGCGAACACAAACTGTTGGAGAACCGATTCATCAACAGTACGGTGGGAGCCATCGTCAACGCGGCGCGCTCGGTACCGTTTATTATCCTCTTAGTCGCGATTATTCCGTTAACACGATTGATTATAGGTACCTCTATTGGCACCTCGGCGGCTATTGTCCCCCTCACTTTAGGTGCCATTCCATTTGTTGCGCGTATCGTCGAAGGGGCGATTGCCGAAGTGCCGAGTGGTGTTATTGAGGCTGCTCAATCTATGGGTGCGAGTCCGCTGCAAATTGTCACCAAGGTATTACTACCTGAGGCAATGCCAGGGTTGATCCACGGCATGACATTGACCTTGGTAACACTGGTTGGCTACTCGGCCATGGCGGGTGCAATTGGTGGCGGTGGTCTCGGCGACTTGGGGATTCGTTATGGCTATCAGCGCTTCGATGGGCCATTGATGCTCGCTACGGTGGTTGTGTTAGTTATTATGGTTCAGCTTATTCAAAGTTTTGGCGACTATTTGGTTCGCCGTGTCGATAAAAAATAG
- a CDS encoding MetQ/NlpA family ABC transporter substrate-binding protein, whose amino-acid sequence MKLLKILALPLLLLNLVACGNNDSDRLRVGVMAGPEADLMKVAADKALADFGLEVELIEFSDYISPNVALADGSLDLNAFQHEPYLNSMISDRNFALQKVASTFVYPIGGYSKTLTKLEDLKAGDKVAIPNDPTNEARALLLLDQQGYIGLDDATNLEATPSNVIANPLGLQFIELDAAQLPRSLDDVAVAFINSTYSVPAGLIPTRDALVVESKESPYVNLIVSRIDNADDPRIAQLVQSYQTSEVIQKAEELFKGAAVAGW is encoded by the coding sequence ATGAAGCTTTTAAAAATATTGGCATTGCCACTTTTGCTACTGAATTTGGTGGCCTGTGGAAATAACGATTCGGATCGTCTTCGAGTTGGTGTGATGGCTGGTCCTGAGGCGGATCTTATGAAGGTGGCGGCTGACAAAGCGCTGGCGGATTTTGGGCTAGAGGTGGAGCTCATTGAGTTCTCCGACTATATCTCACCGAATGTCGCTCTGGCAGATGGTTCGCTTGATTTAAATGCTTTTCAGCATGAGCCGTATTTAAACAGCATGATTAGCGATCGAAACTTTGCTTTGCAAAAGGTCGCATCCACATTTGTTTACCCAATTGGCGGTTATTCTAAGACCCTCACGAAGCTTGAGGATCTTAAGGCGGGTGATAAAGTCGCTATCCCTAATGATCCAACGAATGAAGCGCGAGCACTGTTGTTGCTAGACCAGCAGGGCTATATTGGGTTAGATGACGCAACGAATTTGGAGGCTACGCCCTCAAACGTGATCGCTAACCCACTGGGTTTACAGTTTATCGAGCTTGATGCCGCACAACTTCCACGGAGTTTAGATGATGTCGCGGTAGCATTTATCAACAGTACCTACTCAGTCCCGGCTGGTCTAATTCCAACCCGCGACGCATTAGTGGTGGAAAGCAAAGAGAGCCCATACGTAAATTTAATCGTGTCTCGTATCGATAACGCCGATGATCCACGCATTGCCCAGTTAGTGCAAAGCTATCAAACGTCAGAAGTGATTCAGAAGGCTGAAGAGTTATTCAAGGGTGCTGCGGTAGCAGGCTGGTAA